A window of Mucilaginibacter sp. PAMC 26640 contains these coding sequences:
- a CDS encoding beta-N-acetylhexosaminidase produces MKKLSLLVCSCLVSALGYAQQTAPDIAIIPEPVKITKHTGVFTLPGAVVVQAESQPEMTPVLNLLRSKISTATGKMTVIRTSAATAALKLIINKKQDAVLGKEGYFLSVKPKGITISANEPAGLYYGVQTLLQLLPKEIEGSVISKNVQWTVPVVDIYDYPRFAWRGLMFDVSRHFFTKKEVMRYIDDMVKYKFNLLHLHLTDDEGWRIEIKSLPRLTSVGAFNVKREGSFGDFIPPLPGEPRTYGGFYTQDDIRELVKYGQDRFVNIMPEVDVPGHSLAAVAAYPQLSATPGADKYVVRSGEKIMDWSKPGHPALVDNTLNPAGEYTYEFLDKVLTEVAQLFPFQYIHMGGDECAKNFWEQSDQVKALMAKEKLTTMEQVQSYFEKRLEKIVESKGKKFMGWDEILEGGIGPNAALMSWRGTQGGIEATKQRHDVVMSPTTFVYLDYMQSDKIMEPVVYATLRLNKTYEFEPVPDGADAKYIKGGQANLWTEQVYNLRQAEYMTWPRGLAVAESVWSPKEKKNFATFFPKVEKHFKRFDEAETKYAPSVYDPIFTAKRNADKSLSVSLETEVPGLDIYYSFDNSYPDRFYPKYAGTLNVPIDATQFRVITYKRKQPIGRMVTMPVAELNKRAGQ; encoded by the coding sequence ATGAAAAAATTATCCTTATTGGTATGCTCGTGCCTTGTTAGTGCGTTAGGTTATGCCCAGCAAACAGCACCCGACATTGCCATTATTCCGGAACCTGTAAAAATCACCAAACATACCGGTGTATTTACCTTACCGGGTGCCGTTGTTGTGCAGGCGGAATCGCAGCCTGAGATGACACCTGTTTTAAACCTGCTGCGGAGCAAAATCTCAACTGCAACCGGGAAAATGACAGTTATCCGCACAAGTGCTGCAACTGCAGCCTTAAAACTCATCATCAATAAAAAACAGGATGCGGTATTGGGCAAGGAAGGGTATTTTTTATCAGTAAAACCAAAAGGAATTACCATAAGCGCCAACGAACCGGCCGGGCTATACTATGGTGTGCAAACGTTGCTGCAACTACTACCTAAAGAAATTGAAGGTAGCGTAATATCCAAAAATGTTCAATGGACCGTTCCTGTTGTTGATATTTATGATTATCCCCGCTTTGCGTGGAGAGGATTAATGTTTGATGTATCCCGCCACTTTTTTACTAAAAAAGAGGTTATGCGTTACATTGATGACATGGTTAAATATAAGTTTAACCTGCTGCACCTGCATTTAACCGATGACGAGGGCTGGCGGATTGAGATAAAAAGCCTGCCGCGCTTAACCAGTGTTGGTGCTTTTAACGTTAAAAGAGAAGGATCATTTGGTGATTTTATTCCCCCACTACCGGGAGAACCGCGTACTTACGGCGGTTTTTACACGCAGGATGATATACGCGAGCTGGTGAAATACGGCCAGGACCGGTTTGTAAACATTATGCCCGAAGTTGACGTGCCCGGTCATAGCCTTGCAGCAGTTGCTGCTTACCCGCAACTTTCTGCCACACCGGGTGCTGACAAATATGTGGTACGATCCGGCGAAAAGATCATGGATTGGTCTAAACCAGGACACCCGGCCTTGGTTGATAACACGTTGAACCCGGCAGGCGAATATACCTACGAGTTTTTGGATAAAGTATTAACGGAGGTTGCTCAACTCTTTCCGTTTCAGTACATCCACATGGGGGGCGATGAGTGTGCTAAAAACTTTTGGGAGCAAAGCGACCAGGTAAAAGCTTTGATGGCTAAAGAAAAGCTAACTACGATGGAGCAGGTACAAAGCTATTTTGAAAAGCGCCTGGAAAAAATTGTAGAAAGCAAGGGTAAAAAATTTATGGGCTGGGATGAGATCCTTGAAGGCGGCATTGGCCCTAATGCTGCGCTGATGAGCTGGCGCGGAACACAGGGGGGCATTGAAGCAACCAAACAGCGGCATGATGTAGTAATGAGCCCAACAACCTTTGTGTACCTTGATTATATGCAAAGCGACAAGATCATGGAACCGGTGGTTTATGCAACACTTCGCCTGAATAAGACCTATGAGTTTGAACCCGTACCAGATGGTGCCGATGCTAAATACATCAAAGGCGGGCAGGCAAACTTATGGACCGAACAGGTTTACAATTTGCGCCAGGCAGAATACATGACCTGGCCGCGCGGCCTTGCAGTGGCAGAATCTGTGTGGTCACCAAAGGAAAAAAAGAATTTTGCAACTTTCTTCCCCAAGGTCGAAAAACATTTTAAACGCTTTGACGAGGCGGAAACCAAGTATGCACCAAGTGTTTACGACCCAATTTTCACTGCCAAGCGCAACGCCGACAAATCTTTAAGCGTAAGCCTGGAAACAGAAGTACCTGGATTAGATATCTATTACAGTTTCGACAACTCTTACCCCGATAGATTCTATCCTAAGTATGCCGGCACTTTAAATGTACCGATTGATGCTACGCAGTTTAGGGTAATAACCTACAAACGCAAACAACCTATCGGCAGAATGGTGACCATGCCCGTAGCCGAGCTAAACAAAAGAGCGGGACAGTAA
- a CDS encoding oxidoreductase yields MSTDRRKFLKHLGTSMLLTSASLTSLAAKEENEVRLLRAEKRIMPNDKIRIATIGMGIMGFNDTNSALSVPGVELVGVCDLYKGRLARAKEVYGANIVTSMDYRELLERKDIDAVIIATSDNWHSQIAIDAMLKGKAVYSEKPMVHQISQGLAEIKTQQDTKMIFQVGSQRVSSIAYKKAKEMYEAGEIGKINSIEASFNRQDALGAWQYTIPLDQSVQSVDWAKFQANAKSKYDYDPKRFFRWRNYREYGTGVAGDLFVHLLSGIHFITGSKGPERIYSIGDLAYWKDGRNVPDVMSAVVHYGDTKEHPAFQVTLRVNFISGEGDRTTTKIVGSEGVMDLGGEGDSFSIHKNKMAEAPGIGGWDSLFTYTEAQQKALLEDYDKKYTEAQKVRPKFQDITYRAPEGYSASKDHFANFMDSVRHGTPVVEDVVFGFRAAAPCLACNDSYFENKVIRWDAENMKVV; encoded by the coding sequence ATGTCAACAGATCGCAGAAAATTTCTCAAACACCTGGGTACTTCAATGCTCCTTACGTCGGCTTCGCTCACCAGCCTTGCAGCCAAAGAAGAGAATGAGGTACGCTTGCTAAGGGCCGAAAAGCGGATTATGCCAAACGATAAGATCCGTATAGCGACCATAGGTATGGGCATTATGGGTTTCAATGATACCAATTCGGCGCTATCGGTGCCGGGTGTAGAGCTGGTTGGGGTTTGCGATTTGTATAAAGGCAGGCTCGCCCGTGCCAAAGAAGTATACGGAGCGAACATTGTCACAAGCATGGATTACCGGGAACTGCTGGAACGTAAAGATATCGATGCAGTAATAATTGCGACCAGCGATAACTGGCACAGCCAAATAGCCATTGATGCCATGCTAAAAGGCAAGGCAGTTTACAGTGAAAAACCAATGGTACACCAGATAAGCCAGGGCCTGGCCGAAATAAAAACCCAGCAGGATACAAAAATGATATTCCAGGTGGGCAGTCAGCGGGTAAGCAGCATCGCTTATAAAAAAGCAAAAGAGATGTACGAGGCCGGAGAGATAGGCAAGATCAATTCCATTGAAGCCTCCTTTAACCGCCAGGACGCGCTCGGTGCATGGCAGTATACCATACCGTTGGATCAATCGGTACAAAGTGTAGACTGGGCTAAATTTCAGGCTAATGCCAAATCAAAGTATGATTACGACCCTAAACGTTTCTTTCGGTGGAGAAACTACCGGGAGTATGGGACTGGTGTGGCCGGCGACCTTTTTGTGCACCTGCTGAGCGGGATCCATTTTATAACCGGTTCAAAGGGCCCTGAAAGGATCTATTCCATTGGAGACCTGGCGTACTGGAAAGACGGCAGAAACGTGCCGGATGTGATGAGTGCCGTTGTGCATTACGGCGACACCAAAGAACACCCGGCTTTCCAGGTTACTTTAAGGGTGAACTTTATCAGCGGTGAGGGCGACCGCACCACCACAAAAATTGTAGGGTCGGAAGGAGTGATGGATCTTGGCGGCGAGGGCGATAGCTTTAGTATCCATAAAAATAAAATGGCAGAGGCGCCTGGTATCGGCGGATGGGATTCTTTATTTACCTATACAGAGGCTCAGCAAAAAGCACTGCTGGAGGATTACGATAAGAAGTACACCGAAGCACAAAAGGTAAGACCAAAATTTCAGGATATCACCTACCGGGCACCGGAGGGCTACAGCGCTTCCAAAGATCACTTTGCTAATTTTATGGATTCGGTGAGGCATGGTACACCTGTGGTAGAAGATGTTGTGTTTGGGTTTAGAGCAGCAGCGCCATGTTTAGCCTGTAACGATAGCTATTTTGAGAACAAAGTTATCCGATGGGACGCTGAAAACATGAAAGTAGTGTAA
- a CDS encoding 6-phosphofructokinase, giving the protein MTQIKTIGLFTSGGDAPGMNAAIRAVVRSAKYYNIEVIGIRRGYEGMINGEFFPMDGKSVANIIQRGGTVLKTARSEQFKTTEGRRLAYDQLMRQGIEGLVAIGGDGTFTGARIFGTEYDMPVVGLPGTIDNDLYGTDFTIGYDTAINTVIDAVDKIRDTAESHDRVFIVEVMGRDNGLIALRTGIASGAEAIIIPETKRDINALMDRLEHGRKDKSSKIVIVAEGEEPGGAFDIGRQVKEKFPNYDTRVSILGHIQRGGKPTCMDRVLASRIGVAAVEALRDGHRNEMIGIVHNEISYTPFEHACKHHVEINANFLKIVEILSI; this is encoded by the coding sequence ATGACGCAGATCAAAACAATAGGACTCTTTACTTCGGGCGGTGATGCGCCGGGAATGAATGCCGCAATCCGCGCGGTTGTCCGCTCAGCAAAATACTACAATATAGAAGTGATTGGCATCCGTCGTGGTTACGAAGGGATGATCAATGGTGAATTTTTTCCGATGGACGGGAAATCCGTCGCAAATATCATTCAGCGAGGTGGTACTGTTTTAAAAACCGCGCGTAGCGAACAATTTAAAACTACCGAAGGCCGACGCCTTGCTTACGACCAATTAATGCGCCAGGGCATTGAAGGATTAGTTGCTATTGGTGGCGATGGAACCTTTACCGGTGCACGCATTTTTGGTACCGAATATGACATGCCTGTTGTAGGCTTACCCGGCACTATAGATAATGACCTTTACGGGACTGATTTTACAATCGGTTACGATACCGCTATCAATACGGTGATAGATGCCGTTGACAAGATTCGCGATACGGCAGAATCTCATGACCGGGTATTTATAGTAGAAGTAATGGGCCGCGACAACGGGTTGATTGCTTTGCGTACCGGCATTGCATCTGGCGCGGAAGCGATTATTATCCCCGAAACGAAAAGAGACATTAATGCGCTGATGGACCGTTTGGAACATGGCCGTAAAGATAAATCTTCCAAGATAGTTATTGTTGCCGAGGGTGAAGAACCCGGAGGTGCATTTGATATTGGCCGCCAGGTGAAAGAAAAATTCCCGAATTACGATACCCGTGTTTCGATATTAGGGCACATTCAGCGTGGTGGTAAACCTACCTGTATGGATAGGGTATTAGCTAGCCGAATTGGCGTTGCTGCCGTAGAGGCCCTCCGCGACGGGCACAGAAACGAAATGATCGGTATTGTACACAACGAGATCTCTTACACACCGTTTGAGCATGCCTGCAAACATCATGTAGAGATCAACGCCAATTTCCTTAAGATAGTAGAGATTTTATCGATATAG